A single window of Leptospiraceae bacterium DNA harbors:
- the ccoN gene encoding cytochrome-c oxidase, cbb3-type subunit I yields MNTNSSPGSNVTSNSSDTKYNDFIVKAFIISAFVWGIAAMLIGVIVAFQLVFPQLNYLQYFSFGRLRPLHTNAAIFGFALSAIFATGYHSAQRLLRIRIWSDKLAMVHLFLYNLTILGAAITLPLGLSQAKEYAELEWPLDLLIVIWYVIFFVNYLMTIIKREEKQLYVAIWFYIASFVTVPILFIVNNLAIPVGLFKSYSVFSGVFDANIQWWYGHNAVAFVLTTPFLGLMYYYFPKHIKQPIYSHKLSIIHFWSLIFLYIWAGPHHLLFSPLPDWLQTTGMVFSIMLWMPSWGGMLNGFLTLTAAKEKIKTDATLKMMLVGITFYGMSTFEGPLLSIRAVSALGHNTDWIVGHVHSGTLGWVGFMSMAAFYYLVPRMWNTNLYSEKLANTHFWLGTIGILLYIVSMWVSGITEGVMWRAVTDKGFLQYPNWVEITALLKPYRLMRAVGGLLFLVGFIIQVYNLVKTIGTAGSGFKEVDLRVKG; encoded by the coding sequence ATGAATACAAACTCATCACCTGGTTCGAACGTTACTTCGAACAGCTCTGATACAAAATACAATGATTTCATTGTAAAAGCTTTTATCATTTCCGCCTTTGTATGGGGTATTGCCGCCATGCTAATCGGTGTGATTGTTGCTTTTCAATTGGTTTTTCCGCAGTTGAACTATCTGCAATATTTTAGCTTTGGACGATTACGTCCATTGCATACAAATGCGGCAATTTTTGGATTTGCTTTGAGTGCAATTTTTGCCACCGGTTACCATTCAGCCCAAAGGCTTCTAAGAATTAGAATCTGGAGTGATAAACTCGCTATGGTTCATCTTTTTCTATATAACTTAACTATACTTGGTGCAGCGATTACACTGCCATTGGGTTTAAGTCAAGCAAAAGAGTATGCTGAATTAGAATGGCCTTTGGACTTATTAATTGTAATTTGGTATGTAATTTTCTTTGTAAACTACCTGATGACAATTATTAAGCGCGAAGAAAAACAACTCTACGTTGCCATTTGGTTCTATATTGCATCTTTCGTGACTGTTCCAATTCTTTTCATCGTGAACAATCTGGCTATTCCAGTGGGATTATTTAAATCTTATTCTGTCTTTTCTGGGGTATTTGATGCAAACATTCAATGGTGGTATGGGCACAATGCGGTTGCGTTCGTTCTCACAACTCCATTCTTAGGTTTGATGTATTACTATTTTCCTAAGCACATCAAACAACCAATTTACAGTCACAAACTTTCCATTATTCACTTTTGGAGTTTAATATTCTTGTATATATGGGCAGGTCCGCATCATCTACTTTTTTCTCCTTTACCAGACTGGTTACAGACCACAGGTATGGTATTTAGTATAATGCTCTGGATGCCTTCTTGGGGTGGTATGTTGAACGGATTCTTGACGCTGACGGCGGCGAAAGAAAAAATCAAAACAGATGCTACTCTGAAAATGATGCTTGTGGGAATTACCTTTTATGGTATGTCCACTTTTGAAGGACCGCTTCTTTCTATTCGTGCAGTTAGTGCACTTGGTCATAATACAGATTGGATTGTTGGACACGTTCACAGTGGAACTCTAGGTTGGGTAGGATTTATGTCAATGGCGGCTTTTTATTACCTAGTTCCTAGAATGTGGAACACAAATCTATATTCTGAAAAATTGGCGAATACTCACTTCTGGTTAGGGACAATTGGTATTCTACTTTATATCGTTTCAATGTGGGTATCTGGTATTACGGAAGGGGTTATGTGGCGTGCAGTTACCGATAAAGGATTTTTACAATATCCAAACTGGGTAGAAATCACTGCTTTATTAAAACCGTATAGACTTATGCGTGCCGTTGGTGGATTGCTCTTTTTAGTGGGATTCATTATTCAGGTATATAACTTGGTCAAGACAATTGGAACTGCAGGTAGCGGATTCAAAGAAGTAGACCTAAGAGTGAAAGGTTAA
- a CDS encoding Crp/Fnr family transcriptional regulator — protein MHKSGLVRTYKTSGAGKEQTFQIAGKGKWLGFRDIISGEESNHSSVCLEDVEVCYIPKETITRLIKTDEKFQIEVMKYLAEEWKEMENHVHSMGTKQIHSRLAELLITFHGAAGSDDPELNINVTREVMATCIGTTTETLIRALADFKDRNWIKIEKNKIELLNLKALYNLSEASAV, from the coding sequence TTGCATAAAAGTGGACTAGTCAGAACCTATAAGACTTCCGGAGCAGGCAAAGAGCAAACTTTTCAAATTGCGGGCAAAGGTAAATGGCTTGGATTTCGAGATATTATCTCAGGTGAAGAATCAAATCACTCATCCGTTTGCCTAGAAGACGTAGAAGTATGCTACATTCCCAAAGAAACGATTACAAGATTAATCAAGACAGATGAAAAATTTCAAATTGAAGTAATGAAATATCTAGCCGAAGAGTGGAAAGAAATGGAAAACCATGTTCACTCTATGGGCACAAAACAAATCCACAGCAGACTCGCTGAACTACTAATTACTTTTCACGGAGCTGCAGGTAGCGACGACCCCGAATTAAATATCAACGTAACCCGTGAAGTAATGGCTACCTGCATCGGAACAACAACAGAAACCTTAATTAGAGCCTTAGCAGATTTCAAAGATAGAAATTGGATAAAAATAGAAAAAAATAAAATCGAGCTTCTTAATTTAAAAGCTTTGTATAACCTTTCGGAAGCTTCGGCGGTGTAA
- the tnpB gene encoding IS66 family insertion sequence element accessory protein TnpB → MILTNPFQFKICLYPQYIDMRKSWNGLIGLVQNGMNLDPFEKNLFVFCGRSQRLIKIIYWDGNGFCMWMKRLEKGNFPFNPNKNINITKKELIWLLSGIDTRKKHKAIIFSNSK, encoded by the coding sequence ATGATATTAACAAATCCCTTTCAATTCAAAATTTGTCTTTACCCGCAGTATATTGACATGAGGAAATCATGGAATGGGCTAATTGGTCTTGTTCAAAATGGAATGAATTTGGATCCGTTTGAAAAGAATTTATTTGTATTCTGTGGTCGTTCACAGAGGTTAATTAAAATAATCTACTGGGATGGAAATGGTTTTTGTATGTGGATGAAGCGACTTGAGAAAGGCAACTTTCCATTTAACCCTAATAAAAATATAAATATTACGAAGAAAGAGTTAATCTGGTTACTTTCCGGTATTGACACAAGGAAAAAACACAAAGCGATAATTTTTTCTAATTCAAAATAA
- a CDS encoding site-specific DNA-methyltransferase encodes MIEVNKLYNCEWQDLILSIPDNSIDLVLTDPPYQSLRKWEELKMNNRMGLGQKGTRTHNPDKFFDTIYNSELPNLLKQIYRVLKPERHAYIMCDFETLFLLHRSIVDERIFPPVGYGGKMLACKPLIWDKIRPGMGYTYRATYEIILMLWKGKKRQLNDYGIQDILRFKRIPPTKSIVPTQKPVELFEVLVKQSTKENELVLDSFMGSGTTAIASIKNNRCWIGSEKSESNFKKAIKRIKDETGMKDLFGA; translated from the coding sequence ATGATTGAAGTAAACAAACTTTATAACTGCGAATGGCAGGATCTAATCCTGAGTATCCCCGATAACTCCATTGACCTAGTTTTGACTGACCCACCATACCAGAGTTTAAGGAAGTGGGAAGAGTTAAAGATGAATAATAGAATGGGACTCGGGCAGAAGGGAACTAGAACGCATAATCCCGATAAGTTCTTTGATACTATTTACAATTCAGAATTACCAAATTTATTAAAACAAATCTATCGCGTATTAAAGCCCGAGCGACATGCTTATATTATGTGTGACTTTGAAACTTTGTTTTTATTACATCGCTCCATTGTTGATGAAAGAATTTTTCCTCCTGTCGGTTATGGAGGAAAGATGTTAGCCTGTAAGCCGCTCATCTGGGATAAGATTCGACCTGGTATGGGATATACCTATCGTGCAACCTATGAAATTATTTTAATGCTTTGGAAAGGCAAGAAACGACAATTGAATGATTATGGAATCCAAGACATTCTTCGTTTTAAAAGAATTCCTCCAACAAAATCAATCGTGCCAACTCAAAAGCCAGTTGAGTTATTTGAAGTATTAGTGAAACAATCCACAAAAGAAAATGAATTAGTTTTAGATTCTTTTATGGGTTCAGGCACTACGGCTATTGCTTCGATAAAAAATAATCGATGCTGGATTGGAAGTGAAAAGAGTGAGTCTAATTTTAAAAAAGCAATCAAACGAATCAAGGATGAAACAGGAATGAAAGATTTGTTTGGTGCCTGA
- a CDS encoding restriction endonuclease yields the protein MNLKFNKELAKGYASNTQIARVLTEGWVRNNIYCPSCGNNNLNNFENNNPVGDFFCDSCKSEYELKSKRDSFTLKIVDGAYETMIERINSNNNPHFFFLNYSFKELEVQNFLVIPKHYFVKNIIQKRKPLSSKAKRAGWIGCNIVLQSIPSIGRIFLVKNGIVENRKNVIETWNKTAFLGKQKQDSRGWTIEILNLIETISENQFTLQQMYSFESFLKNKFPNNNFIKDKIRQQLQVLRDNGLLEFKENGLYRKI from the coding sequence ATGAATTTAAAATTTAATAAAGAATTGGCAAAAGGTTATGCAAGCAATACTCAAATCGCTAGAGTATTAACGGAAGGCTGGGTTCGAAATAATATTTATTGTCCTTCGTGCGGAAATAATAATTTAAATAATTTTGAAAACAATAACCCTGTTGGGGACTTCTTTTGTGATTCATGCAAATCGGAATACGAGTTAAAAAGCAAACGAGATTCTTTCACCTTAAAAATAGTTGATGGTGCTTATGAAACTATGATCGAAAGAATTAATTCGAACAATAACCCGCATTTTTTCTTCTTAAACTATTCATTCAAAGAATTAGAAGTTCAAAATTTTCTAGTGATTCCTAAACATTATTTTGTAAAAAACATAATTCAAAAAAGAAAACCGTTAAGTAGCAAAGCAAAAAGAGCTGGTTGGATTGGCTGCAATATAGTTCTTCAAAGTATACCATCTATCGGTAGAATTTTTCTAGTGAAGAACGGTATAGTCGAAAATCGAAAAAATGTGATTGAAACTTGGAACAAAACGGCTTTTCTCGGAAAACAAAAACAAGATAGTAGAGGATGGACAATTGAAATATTAAATTTAATTGAAACTATCAGCGAGAATCAATTCACATTACAGCAAATGTATTCTTTCGAAAGCTTCTTAAAAAATAAATTCCCAAATAACAATTTTATAAAAGATAAAATTCGACAACAACTACAAGTATTACGTGACAATGGTTTACTTGAATTTAAAGAAAATGGATTGTATAGAAAAATCTAA
- a CDS encoding DUF5615 family PIN-like protein, with translation MANFYSNENFPIPIILELRKLGHDILTIQETGKSGIAFPDEEVLAERSIFKYSSTVINAFFSASIQVNK, from the coding sequence ATGGCTAACTTTTATTCTAATGAAAATTTTCCAATTCCTATTATTCTTGAATTAAGAAAACTTGGACATGATATTCTAACCATTCAAGAAACAGGTAAAAGTGGAATTGCTTTTCCCGATGAAGAAGTTCTTGCGGAGCGTTCGATTTTTAAATATTCATCTACTGTAATAAATGCCTTTTTCTCAGCTTCCATTCAAGTAAATAAGTAG
- a CDS encoding 1-acyl-sn-glycerol-3-phosphate acyltransferase — protein MEEITKFLEPFFIPRDLFVNTAKTLMELVYTVEVTGDEHVPRTGGAVLVCNHTDSLDIPVIGFYMPRKIVMLGKNEVFSPQEALIKMMNAKDSPFNAPGINLLKTGLENYLNILGDIYSHQIQKWGGMPIIRNYHGEDAKSAVAYYEELENYMVSLLKAGEIVSIFPEGTRTLSGVMGPFKALAAKIAIRANVPIIPSGISGAWNMSTPKAIISGEARNTIIRYNIGVPILPEAFPKEAEKKAAKILTEELEKRVYFLTTHPERRGQPRRFATKL, from the coding sequence ATGGAAGAAATTACAAAATTTTTAGAGCCTTTTTTTATACCGAGAGATTTGTTTGTTAATACAGCTAAGACTCTAATGGAGTTAGTCTATACAGTTGAAGTAACTGGCGATGAGCATGTGCCAAGGACTGGTGGAGCGGTTTTAGTTTGCAATCATACTGACTCGCTTGATATTCCTGTAATCGGTTTTTATATGCCACGCAAAATTGTGATGCTTGGGAAAAATGAAGTGTTTAGTCCACAAGAAGCATTGATTAAAATGATGAATGCAAAGGACTCACCTTTCAATGCACCCGGAATTAATCTACTAAAAACAGGTCTCGAAAATTACCTAAATATTTTAGGAGATATTTATTCTCACCAAATTCAAAAATGGGGTGGAATGCCTATTATCCGTAACTATCATGGAGAAGACGCAAAATCAGCAGTAGCCTACTATGAGGAATTAGAAAATTATATGGTATCACTCTTAAAGGCTGGGGAGATAGTATCCATTTTTCCAGAAGGAACTAGAACTCTCAGTGGAGTCATGGGACCTTTCAAAGCGTTAGCTGCAAAGATTGCCATACGCGCTAACGTTCCAATTATACCGAGTGGAATTTCAGGAGCTTGGAACATGTCTACTCCCAAAGCAATTATTTCTGGAGAAGCACGTAATACTATCATTCGTTACAATATCGGTGTTCCTATTCTACCAGAAGCATTTCCAAAAGAAGCAGAGAAGAAAGCTGCTAAGATATTAACTGAAGAATTGGAAAAGCGAGTTTATTTTTTAACCACACATCCCGAGCGTCGTGGTCAACCAAGACGGTTTGCTACTAAGCTGTAA
- a CDS encoding nucleotidyltransferase domain-containing protein translates to MNNSSINANLKTEVEDICQQIINLVSPISIYLFGSSIKNEMNENSDIDWMIVLDDKDINRRKVSQFLYKNIKRQKFPCDFIVTNTEQLEKQKNNIGLIYYYILNEGKCIYAR, encoded by the coding sequence ATGAACAATTCTTCAATCAACGCAAATCTAAAAACAGAAGTTGAAGATATCTGCCAGCAGATTATTAATCTTGTTTCCCCTATATCAATTTATCTTTTTGGCTCCTCCATTAAAAATGAGATGAATGAAAATAGTGATATAGACTGGATGATTGTGTTAGATGATAAAGATATCAATCGAAGAAAAGTTTCTCAATTTTTGTATAAGAATATTAAACGTCAAAAATTTCCATGTGATTTCATTGTAACTAATACTGAGCAATTGGAAAAGCAAAAAAATAATATTGGATTAATCTATTATTATATTTTGAATGAAGGAAAATGTATTTATGCAAGATGA
- a CDS encoding DUF2339 domain-containing protein translates to MAQEKDEIGKIYSEIESIENKIGSLQGELKILKTKLDLFVQKIEKPAQEEVIVETALQEELTSPITGSHEIVSENSTKETQHSQVEVNKPIESKPVGIVRPSLTANIPTKKEELFVSPKPAIKSEPTVIQRPVLQTEPPPDIFDDIKNWVKSKIGNIPVEEFLGVNLLNKIGLLLLVVGFSFFLRLAYDWIGPFTKIFGMLLLSVAVFVGGDRLYRNKLYTVFGLGTIASSFALFYFTAYASYNIEATRILKPEQGLLGFILLLLASGIVIGASLRYKMEALTSFSYFLGFLTISINEKADFNYFSMISVAILSVSLIGIMTVMRWKYLTGVGIVASYANYWLYAQGLPRTSEGFLLRVSETGQNYYLESILYLLFFWLIFFLSTFTMKVDDKKSERICSAINIINAFSFFVMLGHVRPEPTEWGPFTVDMTMGLSYLIGAFVSRKIGREFLWKSSIILGLSLITLSIPAKFSDYAHVFGWLMEGTILIVLGFLYKETYLKNMGYLVLLLNLGKFFTLPYGDFFYSSAAAYPLLSFDMNRGMIYIFMLISFYGLIPFIRNKRSEWARFDLAAYNMLGVLASLTLFLFSFYLIQKPYQAYIIIPASGLVLLAALYFRNRNLYYSSAGLTALSLLASLELIIQSTKVPNQIHEVVSFLLILSGNGIHYYLSKENSLMIRYSSKREMNHHKSSQFSFYLKNVFLNGEVFLWAGMIAFVGLVLNEVSAYYHTILILLAAYASISLQKKYAQGIKQAVALFSIAFLVGLYRFAVFQDNRAEELNEYAWVAIANMATFWIPGIAILFLQDTLNIAQESRKILSPILISATTLTAMMMGDILIKEPYLLSFAAIYSLALMGSYIKLKDIFSVYNSLLLSWLSLILGVVGMMASKQSPVGIYEHMNLVTYTISSLLATVLAFQLISNPVPRILSYVESILASICFIVLVIPIEYRPIAFSVLHLGHLLFLFQFKVEKFYEYSYLTLGISVLFFLNNTNFPGAGLISDTKGILLVSGYSLLLIAQTVYIFLNNTKERDRYLYYVLNFLILFWSIHITAPLEYGSLLFAVFVFANGILLSRFEIKEIANLYYYPLILSVVIFLYMLFTDKPSVLESMDYRSFGLGLMTLFLLLRGVKEAEIYKTKQPDFVVQKYSFERIVTLLLFLEFILLTMTVVDVKWWSLIWTIEAMSFIGYGVFRKQPLIRYAGIGLIALAVAKIAFWDLQNLKENTRVLVLISIGGLFVVASFLYAKFKDRLFKEEN, encoded by the coding sequence ATGGCGCAAGAAAAAGATGAGATAGGAAAAATTTATTCTGAAATTGAGTCCATTGAAAATAAAATTGGAAGTTTACAAGGTGAATTAAAAATTTTAAAAACGAAGTTAGATTTATTTGTTCAGAAAATAGAAAAGCCTGCGCAAGAAGAAGTCATTGTTGAGACAGCTTTACAGGAAGAGCTGACTTCTCCGATTACAGGTTCACACGAAATAGTTTCCGAAAATAGCACAAAGGAAACTCAACACTCGCAAGTTGAAGTAAACAAACCAATAGAATCAAAGCCAGTAGGGATTGTTCGACCAAGTCTAACAGCGAATATCCCCACAAAAAAAGAAGAACTCTTCGTTTCTCCCAAGCCAGCCATTAAATCCGAGCCCACTGTAATTCAAAGACCTGTCTTACAGACAGAACCTCCACCAGATATATTCGATGATATAAAAAACTGGGTGAAGAGTAAAATTGGAAATATTCCCGTCGAAGAATTTCTAGGTGTAAATCTTCTAAATAAAATTGGCTTACTCTTACTAGTTGTTGGGTTTAGCTTTTTCTTGCGTCTTGCCTATGACTGGATTGGTCCTTTTACTAAAATCTTTGGCATGTTGTTATTATCGGTTGCTGTATTTGTTGGGGGAGATAGACTCTATCGCAATAAGCTTTATACAGTCTTTGGTCTAGGAACTATCGCTTCTTCGTTTGCTTTGTTTTATTTCACTGCTTATGCTTCTTATAACATAGAGGCAACTCGTATTTTGAAACCCGAACAGGGGTTACTTGGTTTTATCCTCTTACTCCTTGCATCTGGTATTGTAATTGGTGCGAGTCTACGTTATAAGATGGAAGCTTTGACTTCTTTTTCTTATTTCCTTGGCTTTCTTACTATTTCTATAAACGAAAAAGCTGACTTTAATTACTTCTCCATGATAAGCGTTGCGATTCTTTCGGTTAGCTTAATCGGAATTATGACCGTTATGCGCTGGAAGTATTTGACTGGAGTAGGAATTGTAGCTTCCTACGCAAACTATTGGCTCTATGCACAGGGGCTTCCAAGAACGAGTGAAGGATTTTTACTGCGAGTCTCCGAAACTGGACAGAATTATTATTTAGAATCTATTTTGTATCTACTCTTCTTCTGGCTGATTTTCTTTCTTTCTACATTTACTATGAAAGTTGATGATAAGAAGAGTGAAAGAATTTGCTCTGCGATTAATATCATCAATGCTTTTTCTTTTTTTGTGATGCTTGGTCATGTTCGTCCTGAGCCTACAGAGTGGGGACCTTTCACAGTGGATATGACTATGGGCTTATCTTATTTGATTGGGGCTTTTGTATCTAGAAAGATTGGTCGTGAGTTTTTATGGAAGTCTAGCATTATCTTGGGGCTATCTCTTATTACCCTCTCTATTCCTGCTAAGTTTAGTGATTATGCTCATGTATTTGGTTGGTTAATGGAAGGCACGATACTTATAGTTCTAGGATTCTTATACAAAGAAACTTACCTCAAGAATATGGGCTATCTAGTTTTACTTTTGAACCTTGGGAAATTTTTCACTCTTCCCTATGGAGATTTCTTTTATTCGTCAGCGGCTGCTTACCCGTTACTTAGTTTTGATATGAACCGGGGAATGATTTATATCTTTATGCTAATTAGCTTTTATGGGCTAATTCCGTTTATTCGCAATAAGCGATCGGAGTGGGCTAGGTTTGATTTAGCTGCTTATAATATGCTTGGAGTGTTGGCTAGTTTGACTTTGTTTTTGTTTTCCTTTTATTTGATTCAAAAACCTTATCAGGCTTATATAATTATTCCCGCGAGTGGACTTGTTTTATTGGCAGCATTATATTTTAGAAATCGAAATTTATACTATTCTTCTGCGGGGCTTACTGCTCTTAGCCTACTAGCTTCGCTAGAATTAATTATTCAGTCAACGAAAGTTCCCAATCAAATTCACGAAGTCGTATCTTTTCTTTTAATTCTTTCTGGAAATGGAATTCATTATTACTTATCCAAAGAAAACTCTTTAATGATTCGTTATTCTTCAAAGCGGGAAATGAACCATCATAAAAGTTCCCAGTTTTCTTTTTATCTGAAAAATGTATTTTTAAACGGAGAAGTATTTCTCTGGGCGGGAATGATTGCTTTTGTTGGTCTTGTATTAAACGAAGTATCTGCTTATTATCATACTATTTTAATTCTACTTGCGGCTTATGCTAGTATATCTCTACAAAAGAAATATGCGCAGGGAATCAAGCAGGCAGTTGCATTATTTTCAATTGCGTTTTTAGTTGGACTTTATCGATTTGCAGTCTTTCAGGACAATCGAGCAGAAGAGTTAAATGAATATGCATGGGTTGCGATTGCAAACATGGCTACTTTTTGGATTCCCGGGATTGCTATTTTATTCTTGCAGGATACTCTTAATATTGCGCAGGAGTCTAGAAAAATTCTTTCTCCTATTCTAATTTCTGCAACTACTCTCACCGCGATGATGATGGGAGATATTTTAATCAAAGAGCCTTATCTTCTTTCGTTTGCGGCTATTTATTCTTTGGCGTTAATGGGCTCTTATATAAAACTAAAGGATATTTTTTCTGTATACAATTCACTTTTACTGAGTTGGCTTAGCTTAATCCTGGGTGTTGTAGGTATGATGGCAAGTAAACAATCGCCGGTTGGAATTTACGAGCATATGAATTTAGTGACCTATACCATATCGTCCTTACTTGCAACTGTTCTAGCATTTCAGTTAATCTCAAATCCGGTTCCTAGAATTCTTTCTTATGTCGAGAGCATACTAGCGAGTATCTGCTTTATCGTTCTCGTGATTCCAATTGAATATAGACCAATTGCTTTTTCTGTTCTGCATCTGGGTCATTTACTTTTCTTATTCCAGTTTAAAGTTGAGAAGTTTTATGAATATTCCTATCTGACCTTAGGTATTTCTGTTTTATTTTTCCTGAACAATACGAACTTTCCTGGCGCCGGGTTAATTTCCGATACAAAAGGAATTTTACTCGTTAGCGGATACTCACTATTACTCATCGCGCAAACGGTTTATATATTCTTAAACAATACAAAAGAAAGAGATCGTTATCTTTATTATGTTTTAAATTTTCTAATTCTATTCTGGTCAATTCATATTACTGCTCCCCTCGAATATGGAAGCTTACTCTTTGCAGTCTTTGTATTTGCAAATGGAATTTTACTCTCCAGGTTTGAAATAAAAGAAATTGCGAATTTATACTATTATCCGCTTATACTATCAGTAGTTATTTTCTTATACATGCTATTCACAGACAAGCCAAGTGTATTAGAGTCAATGGATTACAGAAGTTTTGGACTTGGTCTTATGACATTATTTTTACTACTACGCGGTGTGAAAGAAGCAGAAATTTACAAAACAAAACAGCCTGACTTTGTTGTGCAAAAGTATAGCTTTGAAAGAATTGTGACTTTGCTATTATTCTTGGAATTTATATTACTGACGATGACTGTAGTTGATGTTAAATGGTGGAGTTTAATTTGGACAATCGAAGCCATGAGCTTTATCGGATATGGCGTATTTAGAAAACAACCATTGATTCGTTATGCCGGTATTGGACTAATAGCATTAGCCGTAGCTAAGATTGCTTTCTGGGATTTACAAAATCTAAAAGAAAACACTCGTGTTTTAGTTTTAATTTCCATTGGCGGCTTATTCGTAGTAGCCAGCTTCTTGTATGCTAAGTTCAAAGATAGGCTTTTTAAGGAAGAAAATTAA
- the rpmF gene encoding 50S ribosomal protein L32 translates to MAVPKKRKSKSKVRSHRAHHAIGKPNLVPCSNCSAFILSHRVCPACGFYNGKLVVAPKIKKSKQEE, encoded by the coding sequence ATGGCAGTTCCCAAGAAACGTAAATCAAAATCGAAAGTAAGATCACATAGAGCACACCATGCAATCGGGAAGCCAAACCTAGTTCCTTGCTCGAATTGCAGCGCTTTTATACTTTCTCATCGAGTCTGTCCAGCTTGCGGTTTTTATAACGGCAAATTGGTAGTAGCTCCAAAGATTAAGAAATCTAAACAAGAAGAATAA
- the plsX gene encoding phosphate acyltransferase PlsX, with translation MWVAVDAMSGDFGPAGLVEGSVDAVNQFGYSVILVGDEEILSEELLKYEYDTSKIRVVHAPDVIGMNDSPSVAVRSMPDSSIVQSVKLVADRECVGMFSPGNTGASMAACLLYLGRISGVHRPPIAVPLPQEEGKPLLLLDGGANVDCKPEFLAQFALMGEIYAREIFGIAHPKIGILSNGEEDKKGNSLSLKTFELLKKIPFKFIGNVEGRDLYGSGREVDVVVCDGFVGNIVLKATEGLSKSIFNILKNNIAESSIAKTGALLLNPTLRAMKKRMDYAEYGGAVLLGVNGTCIIGHGSSSALAVKNAIRVVIECARTEVNIRIEENLIKYGI, from the coding sequence ATGTGGGTCGCCGTTGACGCAATGAGCGGCGATTTCGGTCCCGCCGGTTTAGTTGAGGGCTCTGTTGATGCCGTAAACCAATTTGGATACTCAGTTATCCTTGTTGGCGACGAAGAAATTCTTAGCGAAGAGCTTCTCAAATACGAATACGATACGTCAAAAATTAGAGTAGTTCATGCTCCTGATGTGATTGGCATGAATGACTCTCCTTCTGTTGCTGTCAGGTCTATGCCTGATTCTTCGATTGTTCAATCTGTAAAATTAGTCGCTGATAGAGAATGTGTTGGTATGTTTTCTCCTGGAAATACAGGAGCCTCTATGGCGGCTTGTCTATTATACCTTGGTAGAATCAGTGGCGTTCATCGCCCTCCTATCGCCGTTCCTCTCCCCCAAGAAGAAGGCAAACCGCTCCTTCTTTTAGATGGTGGAGCAAATGTTGACTGTAAGCCTGAATTCTTAGCTCAATTTGCTCTAATGGGAGAAATCTATGCACGTGAAATCTTCGGAATCGCTCATCCCAAAATTGGAATTTTATCCAATGGCGAAGAAGATAAAAAAGGAAATTCGCTTTCTTTAAAAACATTTGAATTATTAAAAAAAATCCCCTTCAAGTTCATTGGAAATGTAGAGGGACGTGATTTATACGGCTCTGGTCGTGAAGTTGATGTTGTTGTATGCGATGGATTTGTTGGAAATATTGTCCTCAAAGCCACGGAAGGATTATCGAAATCCATCTTTAACATCTTGAAAAATAACATTGCTGAATCTAGTATAGCTAAAACAGGGGCATTGTTATTAAATCCAACCCTAAGGGCAATGAAGAAGCGAATGGATTATGCTGAATACGGTGGAGCAGTTTTGCTCGGTGTCAATGGAACTTGTATTATCGGACATGGGTCTTCGTCTGCACTTGCAGTCAAGAATGCCATTCGGGTTGTAATTGAATGTGCCCGAACAGAAGTGAATATTAGAATTGAAGAAAATTTAATTAAATATGGAATATAA